Genomic segment of Mycobacteriales bacterium:
GCCGGGTCCGCCGCGGCCTTGCCCAGCGCGGCCGCGACGTCGGGATCGAAGCGGGCCGGGACGGCGGTCCGCCGGGCCTGCTCGGCGACCGCCTCCCAGTCGCCGTACACCGAGCCGAAGTCGGCCCGGCGCTCGGTCAACCGGCCGGCGCCGTCGATCGCCGCGTGCAGGTCGATCCGCCCGGTCGGCGCCCACCCGCCGTCCGGCTCCTGCCACGGCCGGCCGACCGGGGCGACGTCGTCGCGGACCAGCCCGTCGGCACCGGCGAGCGCCCCGACGTGCGCGGCGAGCCGCGGGTCGAGCCAGGGCTCGCCGAGGTAGTCCGGGTAGGCGGTGAGCCGCGCGCGCAGCCGGAACCCGGCCTGCTCGGTCAACTCGCGCAGCGCGTCGAGAGCCGGCCAGGGGCGCTCGGGATTGACGTGGTCCGGAGTGACCGGGGAGACCCCGCCCCAGTCGTCGATCCCGGCGTCGAGCAGCCGGCGACATCCCGGCGGGTCGAGCAGGTTCGGCGGCGCCTGGAGCCGGATCCGCGGCCCGAGCACGAGCCGGGACACGGCGACGGTCGCGAGGAACTCCTCGAGCGAGGGGTCCGGGGCCAGCCGCATGGCGGTATCCGGCTTGGCCCGGAAATTCTGGACGATGACCTCCTGGATCCCGTGGTAGGCCCGGGCGATCCGGCGGATGGCGAACAGCGAATCGGCGCGCTCCGCGTAGTTCTCCCCGATCCCGACGAGGATCCCGGTGGTGAACGCGACCGCCGAACGTCCCGCGTCCTCGAGCACCCGCAGCCGGACCGCGGGATCCTTGTCCGGGCTGCCGTAGTGCGCTTCGCCCGGTGTCTCGAACAGCCGCCGGCTCGTCGTCTCGAGCATCATCCCCATGCTCGGCGCGACCGGCTTGAGTCGCTGGAAGTCGGCCCAGGACAGCACCCCGGGATTGAGATGCGGCAGCAAGCCGGTGCGCTCCAGGACCAGGATCGCCGTCGCGCGGACGTAGGCGAGGGTGTCGTCGTAACCCCGCTCGTGGAGCCAGTCGCGCGCCGCCGGCCAGCGGGCCTCCGGCCGGTCGCCGAGGGTGAACAGCGCCTCGGTGCACCCGGCCCGCTGACCGGCGGACGCGATCTCGAGGACCTCTTCCGGGGACAGGAAGGGCGCGGTCAGCCGGCCCGGTGTCGTGGCGAACGTGCAGTAGTGGCAGCGGTCCCGGCACAACCGGGTCAGCGGGATGAAGACCTTCGGGCTGTAGGTGATTACACCGGCCCGTCCGGCGGCTTCGAGGCCGGCGTCGCGGACCCGCGCCGCGCTCGCCGACAGGTCGACGAGATCGTCCTCGCGGGCATGGAGGAGGACCTCGGCCTCGACCCCGTCGAGCGCCATCCCGTCGCGGGCCCGGCGCAGGGAGCGGCGCATCGAAGCAGCGGTCGGGCGCACCGGGTCAGCCTCTCACGGTCGTTGCGCCGCCCGGCGCTCGGCGATCTTCCGCAGCACCGGGAGCAACGGCATCGCCGACCGCGGGGCGAGCCCGCTCCCCCGGGCGACCGCGCCGCGCCAGGCCGGCAGGCTGCGCACGATCCGCCGACTACCGACGAGGCCTACCGCCGCCTCGGCGACCTCCTCCGCGGCCAGCATCCGGGGCGCGCTGAACTGCAGGTAGGCCTTGGGGTTTCCCGCGACGGCGCGGACCATCCCGGTGTCCACCGGATCCGGGCAGAGCGCGTGGACCCGGACCTTGGAGCGCACCGCCCGCAGGTCCGCCGCCAGGGACACCGTGTAACTCGCCACCGCGGCCTTGGTCGCGGCATAGACGGCCAGCCCCGGGACCGGCCCGAAGGCGGCCATCGAGGCCAGGTTGACGACGTCCGCGCGCCCGGTCATCACCGAGAGCGCGGCCCGACAGCCATGGATGACGCCGAGCAGGTTGACCTCGACCATCGCGCGGACCTGCTCGTCCTCGCCGCCCCACCCGTCGGCGACCCAGAGCACGCCGGCGTTGTTCACCCACACGGCCAACCGGCCGGCCTTCGCGGCCCGCTCGGCCACCGCCCGGTGCGCCGCCGGGTCGCGCACGTCGAGCTCGACGTCCGCGCCGTTTCGATCGGTCGCGATGACCAGGTAGCCCCGCGCGGCGAGCCGGGCGGCGACCTGCCGCCCGATCCCGGCACCGGCGCCGGTCACGACGGCCACCGGCGGCCGGTCGGTGCTCAGCGGGGGGTTTCCCGGGCGCGCTCGTCCCATTCCCGGCGGCGGCCCTCCGGCCCGAGATCGTGCAGCCGCTGGCACTCCGGGCAGACCGGGTAGCGCTGCGGGTCCCGGTTGGGAACCCAGACCTTGCCGCAGAGTGCGGTTACCGGCGTGCCGGTCACCGCACTCTCGACGATCTTGTCCTTGAGCACGTAGTGCGAGAACCGGTCGTGGTCTCCGCCGCCGTGACTCGTCCGCGGTGCGGTCTCGACCTCGGTGGCATCACCGGTCCCGGTGACCTGCTCGGTCTCGGTAGTGGTCACCGCGGCACCCCTTCCTCGACGGATCGATCCGCACCCAGGATGCCATCCGCCACGCCCGGCGGGTAGGTGATCGGGACGGAGCCGTCGATGTCGACGTGCGGGAGGATCCGGTCCAGGAAGCCGGGCAACCACCAGTTGAGGTCGCCGAGCAGGGCCATCGTCGCCGGCACCAGGACCAGCCGAATGACCGTGGCATCCACGAGCACCGCGATGGCTAGCCCGAAGCCCATCATTTTCACGACGACCTCGGTCGAGGTGATGAACGAGCAGAAGATCGTGATCATGATGAGCGCGGCGGCCGTGATGACCCGCGCCGTGGCGGTGAGTCCGATCACGACGCTTCCCCGGCTGTCCCGGCTGTGCGTCCACTCCTCGCGGATTCGGGAGAGCAGGAACACCTCGTAGTCCATCGACAATCCGAAGACGATCGCGAACATGAACATCGGGACGACCTGCACGATCGGCACCGGTGCGGAGAGTCCGACGACGTCGCGCAGCCAGCCCCATTCGAACACCGCAACCGTGACCCCGTAGGCCGCGGCGATGGACAATACATTCATAACGACGGCCTTCAGCGGCACGAGGACGGAACGAAAAACGATCAGGAGCAGCAGGAAGGAAACCGCGAGGACGACGCCGACGAACAGCGGCAGGCGGCGGCCCACCTGGGCGGCGATGTCGCGCTGGCCGGCGATCCGGCCGGTGAGGTACAGCCGGCTACCGGTGGCCGCTGCCAGGCGCGGCAACTCCTGGGCCCGCAGCCGGCTCACCAGGTCGAGGCTGGCCTGCGCGGCAATCGACGTGGCGGACTGGACGGACATGAGCGCGGCGTCGCCGGCGGCGTCGAGCCGGGCCGGCCCGACGGAGGCGACGCCCGGTGCGGCGGCTACGCCGCGCCGGATCTCGGTGAGGATCGCCGGGATCCGTCCGGTGCCCGGGAGCGCGACGGCGAGGGCCATCGGGTCCAGCGCGCCGGCCCCGAAGTTGGCCACCGCGAGCTGGTAGGACGTCCGGTCCGCGCTGCCAACCGGAGCACTGGCGCCATCCGGTTGACCGAGCCGGATCGCGGCGAGCGGGAGGGCGAGCAGGATGAGCAACCCGGCACTGGCGACGGCGTAGCGCTTGGGCCGCCGCTCCACGTGGCGAGCCCAGCGGCCCCACCAGCTGGGGGTCGGGAGCCGGGCGTCCCGGTGGTGCACGAACGGCAGGTGGTAGAGCCGCAGGGCGTTGATCCGGTGGCCGGCCAGGGCGAGGAGCGCGGGCAGCAGGGTGAGGGCGGCGATCACGGTCACCGCGACGACCAGCGCCGCGGCGGCACCGAGGCTGGTGACGACGGGGATGCCGGCGAAGCTCAGCCCGACGATCGCCGCGATCACGGTGATCCCGGCGTAGAGCACCGAGCTGCCGGCGGTCGCGGTCGCCGCCGCAGCCGCTTCGATCGGAGGGCTTCCGGCAGCCAGCGACTCCCGGTGCCGGGTGACGATGAACAGGGCGTAGTCGATGCCGACCCCGAGCCCGATCATCGTCGCCAGCGACGGGGCGGCGTCGTTGACGATGTATCCGGTCGCGAGCAGGCGGACCAGGGCCAGCCCGACCGTGATGCTGAATCCGGCCGCGACCATCGGCAGCAGGGCAGCCACCCCCGAGCCGAAGCCGGCGGCCAGGACCAGCAGGGCGATGCAGATTCCGACGATCTCCGCGGTGCCGGTCGGAGCCGACGCGAGGTCATACGCCAGCAAGCCGGTCACGTATCCGCGCACGCCGTCGGCCTGACCGGCGTCGGCGGCCCGCTGCAGACCGGCCAGGGCGCTGTCCGGTACCTGGAAGCGCGGCTTGGTGTACGGCACGGACACCAGCGCGGTCCGCCGGTCCCCGCTCAACTCGACGCCGAGGCCGCCCGGGGCCACCAGCGGAAGCCGGCGCACCGCGGCGGTCACCGCGGCGAGCCCGGCCGAACCGCCGAGCGGGCGGGCGGCGTGCACGACGACGATCGCGCTCTCGTCGTTCGCGCCCGGGAAGTGGCGGGCCAGGAAGGCGTCCGCGCGTTGGGTAGCCGACCCGGGTAGCGAGCCGCCGGTCGTATAGGAGCCGCCGTAGACAGCCGCGACGACGGTTACGAGGACGGCGAAGGCCAGCCACCCGCCGATCGTCTGCCACGGGTGCTGCGCGCAGGCGGCCCCGAGCCGCCGTAGCCACAGAGTCATCGCCCGCAGGCTAGGCGGCCGGGATCGGAGAAGACCAGTACCACGGCCTACCCATTCGGCTACGGCGTGGAGCCGCCGGCCCTCGCGCTGGCCGGATTGTCGCTGGCGACGTGCCCCCGGGCCACGCTGTCCGGCTCCCCCCGCCCGCTGCCCAACCAGCCCTGACGGCCGGCCCGACGCGCGGTACGGTGGTGTTCTGGTCCGCTCCGCCGAGGAGGCCCGTCATGGTCGATCTGATCTTCCGGCTACCGCCGACGTTCGAGTCCGTCGAGATGGAGCGCCAGTACCGCAAGGAACGGCTCGCCGCCGGCTTTCGGCTCTTCGCCAAGTTCGGCTACGAGGAGGGGGTCGCCGGGCACATCACCGCCCGCGACCCGGAGCGCACCGACCACTTCTGGGTCAACCCGTTCGGGGTGCCGTTCGCCCATGTCAAGGCGTCGGACCTGATCCTGGTCGACCACACCGGCGAGGTCGTCGAAGGGCGCTACCCGGTGAACACGGCAGCCTTCGCCATCCACTCGCAGATCCACCAGGCCCGGCCCACCGCGGTCGCCGCCGCGCACTCCCACTCGATGGCCGGCAAAGCGCTGTCCACGCTCGGGCAGAAGCTCGAGCCGATCACCCAGGACGTCTGCGCGTTCTACGAGGACCACGCACTGTTCGACGACTACACCGGGGTCGTGCTCGACGTCGAGGAGGGCAAGCGGATCGCGCACGCGCTCGGCGAGAACAAAGCGGTCATCCTGCGCAACCACGGCTTGCTCACCGTCGGCGAGTCGGTCGACTCGACGGTCTGGTGGTTCATCACGATGGACCGGTCCTGCCAGGCCCAGTTGCTCGCCAAGGCGGCCGGACAGGTCGTCCACATCGACCCGGATCAGGCGAAGCTCACCTACACGCAGGTCGGCACCGAGCTCGCCGGCTGGGTGCAGTTCCAGCCCCTGTACGACCTGATCGTCCGGGAGCAGCCCGACCTGCTCGACTGAGCGGGGCAGCCGGCGTTAGCCCTTTCGGGTCCTTTTCGTCCGAAGAACCACCGGGGCGCTCAAGCGCACGGGTCAGCGGTCGATGACGCGGAGTGACGGATAGTCACCCAGCGTTAGGACTCCCGGCCCATGCGATTCCGGCGCCTCACCCGACTCGCCACCGCCGCCGCGCTCGTCGCGGCGCCGACGCTGGCCAGCGCGCTGCCGGCGGCGGCCGCCACCGGGATCACGCTCAACCCGTTCGAAGCCCGCCTCGTCGTCGACGTCAACGCCGCCCGGGCCCACGCGGGTCTGCCGCCGCTGACGGTCGCCGGGGGGACCACCGAGGTCGCCCGCACGTGGACCGGACAGCTAGCCGCGGCGGGCGCGCTGTCGCACAACCCGAACCTGGTCGATGACCTGGCGAGCCACGGCTCGCCGAACTGGACCTTCGCCGCCGAGAACGTCGGCTTCGGCCCGGCGAGCAGCGCCGACACGCTCTTCACCGCCTACATGAACTCCGCGCCGCACCGGGCGAACATCCTCGCCCCGCAGGCCCGCTACCTCGGCGTCGGCGCGGTGAGCACCAACCTCGACGGCGCGGCCACCGAGTTCAACACGCTCGACTTCGTCGACAGCTACAGCGGCCCGGGCGTCAACCTGGAGAACCCGCTCGCCACCCGCGCCGCGAGCAGCGCGAGCGACATCGTCGACCTGCGCGCCGGGATCGCCCAGTTCAGCACCCTCGCCGGCGGTGGGGCCACCAGCACGCAGCCGTACTTCGCTCCGACCACCCTGGGCACCGCGGTTCGCTGGGCGATGCGGGCCGGCCGCACCGGCGGGGTGGCCTTCCTCGGTCACGACCCGATGAACCTCACCGGCCGGGGCACACTCAGCCTGCACGTCGCGGCCAGCGACCCGCGGCACGTGGCGCTCCCCGCGATCGTCTACCTGGCCACCCCGAACAGCCGGGTCCGGCTCGGTGTCATCGACCTGACCCCGGGACCGAGCTGGGTCGGGCTCGTGGTGCCGGCCGCCGACCGGGTGTCCGGGGCCCGGCTGACGATCTTCATCCCGTCCGGCGAGCTCGCTGCGGTGGGCGGCTCGGCGACCGTCGCCCTGTACGAGGTTCGCGGCGAGTAGTCCAACCGACGGCGCCGGGCTCAGGCGCCGACGGCGTGCACCCCGCCATCGACGTGCACGATCTCCCCGGTCGTGGCCGGGAACCAGTCGGAGAGCAGGGCCACGCAAGCCCGCGCCGCCGGCCCGGTGTCGGCAACGTTCCAGCCCAGCGGGGCGCGCTCACCCCACACCGCCTCGAACTGCTCGAATCCGGGGATGCTCTTGGCCGCCATCGTCTTCAACGGCCCGGCGGCGACCAGGTTGACCCGGATCCCGCGCGGCCCGAGCTCCCGGGCCAGGTAACGCGCGGTCGACTCGAGTCCGGCCTTCGCGACCCCCATCCAGTCGTACCCCGGCCACGCCATGCGGGCGTCGAAGTCCAGCCCCACGAGCGACGAGCCGGGGCCGAGCAGCGGCAGGCAGGCTCGGGCCAGTGCGACCAGGGAGTAGGTCGACACGTGGACCGCCGTCGCCACGTCCGGCCAGCCGGTGTGCAGAAAGTTCCCGCCGAGCGCGGTGTCCGGCGCGAATCCGATGGCATGCAGGACCCCGTCGAGAGCGAACGAGCGCGCCCGCAGCACGTCGGCTAGCCCGTCCAACTGAGCACCGTCGGTCACGTCCAGTTCGAGCACTTCGGTGGGCTCGGGCAACCGGCGGGCCACCCGCGTCGTGAGCGAAAGGCCCCGGCCGAACCCGGTGAGCAGCACCTGCGCCCCCTGCTCCTGCGCGATCCGGGCCACCCCGAACGCGATCGAAGCCTCGGTGAGCACCCCGGTCACGAGCAGCCGCCTGCCCTCGAGTAACGCCACGTGCGGGTTCCTTCCGTGTGTCTAGTGCCCCATGCCCAGACCGCCGTCGACCGGGACGACGGCACCGGTGATGTAGGCGGCCGCGTCGCTGGCCAGGAAGGTGACCACTCCGGCCACCTCCGCCGGGGTGGCGTAGCGGCCGAGCGGGATGGACGCCAGCAGTTCCGCTTTGCGCGAGGCGGTCAGCCCCGCGGTCATGGCGGTGTCCACGTAACCCGGCGCCACGACGTTCGCCGTGATCGAGCGGGAGCCGAGCTCACGGGCGAGCGAGCGGGCGAAACCGACCAGGCCGGCCTTGCTCGCGGCGTAGTTGGCCTGCCCCGGGGAGCCCGACAGTCCGACGACGCTGGAGATGAACAGCAGCCGGCCCCAGCGGGCCCGGAGCATCCGGGTTGCCGCCCGCTGCGCGACCCGGTAGGCCCCGGACAGGTTGGTGTCGAGCACGGCGGCCCAGCTCGCCTCGGTCATCCGCAGCAGCAACCTGTCGTCCGTGACGCCGGCATTGGCGACACACACCTCCACCGGACCCTGCCCGGCCTCGACCTCGGCGAAGGCGGCTTCGACCTCGTCCGGCTTGGTCACGTCGCAGCGCACCGCGGGCAGCCCATCGGGGGGCGCCGAGTCGCGGTAGGTCACCGTCACCAGGTCGTCCTGGGCCAGGAAGGCCCGGGCGACGGCGAGGCCGATCCCCCGGGTGCCTCCGGTGACCAGCACCGAGCGTTGTCCCACCGGGCGGAGTCTAGGCGGCCATCCGGCGGCTGCCGCGCGGCATCCGGGGGGTGACCAACCGGAGCGGATCGGGACAGCCCGGACGGTTTCGATCCGCGGAATCCGCCGAATGGCGCCCCCCGCGGACCCCTCCGGTCGGCGGCACGGCTGCGGCCGGCCGGATCTCCGCGCCCGGCCGTGGCCCCGCCGAAACCAAGGTGAGCCCCCAGAAAGGACCCCGACCATGAGCCCGAGCCGCGCCCCAGTGTCAATCCAAGAGCGCCCGCACGGCACCTTCGTCCAGCTCCGTGGCGAGGTGAACGCGGGCGACGACCTCGACTTGCTCCGTCGCACGCTGCTCGGCGCTCATCCGCGCGGAGCCGAGGTGATCGTGGACGCGGCCGAGGTGACCGGTCTCACCGACGACCTGTTGGCGTTGCTGTGGGCGGGCCTGGTCTGGATCGAGGAGAACGAGGCCACGTTCACCCTGAGCGCCGCCTCCACGATCGTCAGCGCCCGACTGTCCGAGCTGGGCCTGGACGGGGAGCTCCCTGACCTCGAGCCGGCCGAGGTTGTTCCGGCACCGCGCCCGGCGACCGACTGAACTGTGGGCTCAGGCCGTGTCCTCGATCCGGAAGCCCAGCTTGAGCTGCACCTGGAAGTGATTGACCTCGGAGTCGCGG
This window contains:
- a CDS encoding class II aldolase/adducin family protein is translated as MVDLIFRLPPTFESVEMERQYRKERLAAGFRLFAKFGYEEGVAGHITARDPERTDHFWVNPFGVPFAHVKASDLILVDHTGEVVEGRYPVNTAAFAIHSQIHQARPTAVAAAHSHSMAGKALSTLGQKLEPITQDVCAFYEDHALFDDYTGVVLDVEEGKRIAHALGENKAVILRNHGLLTVGESVDSTVWWFITMDRSCQAQLLAKAAGQVVHIDPDQAKLTYTQVGTELAGWVQFQPLYDLIVREQPDLLD
- the fabG gene encoding 3-oxoacyl-ACP reductase FabG, giving the protein MGQRSVLVTGGTRGIGLAVARAFLAQDDLVTVTYRDSAPPDGLPAVRCDVTKPDEVEAAFAEVEAGQGPVEVCVANAGVTDDRLLLRMTEASWAAVLDTNLSGAYRVAQRAATRMLRARWGRLLFISSVVGLSGSPGQANYAASKAGLVGFARSLARELGSRSITANVVAPGYVDTAMTAGLTASRKAELLASIPLGRYATPAEVAGVVTFLASDAAAYITGAVVPVDGGLGMGH
- a CDS encoding bifunctional FO biosynthesis protein CofGH, which codes for MRPTAASMRRSLRRARDGMALDGVEAEVLLHAREDDLVDLSASAARVRDAGLEAAGRAGVITYSPKVFIPLTRLCRDRCHYCTFATTPGRLTAPFLSPEEVLEIASAGQRAGCTEALFTLGDRPEARWPAARDWLHERGYDDTLAYVRATAILVLERTGLLPHLNPGVLSWADFQRLKPVAPSMGMMLETTSRRLFETPGEAHYGSPDKDPAVRLRVLEDAGRSAVAFTTGILVGIGENYAERADSLFAIRRIARAYHGIQEVIVQNFRAKPDTAMRLAPDPSLEEFLATVAVSRLVLGPRIRLQAPPNLLDPPGCRRLLDAGIDDWGGVSPVTPDHVNPERPWPALDALRELTEQAGFRLRARLTAYPDYLGEPWLDPRLAAHVGALAGADGLVRDDVAPVGRPWQEPDGGWAPTGRIDLHAAIDGAGRLTERRADFGSVYGDWEAVAEQARRTAVPARFDPDVAAALGKAAADPAGLSDAEAVTLFAARGAELDALARLADDLRRDAVGDDVTYVVTRNINFTNVCYTGCRFCAFAQRRSDADAYTLSVEQVGVRAEEAWAAGATEICMQGGIHPDLPGDAYFALAREVKRRVPELHLHAFSPMEVVNGATRSNLSIGEWLTAAREAGVDSLPGTAAEILDDDVRWVLTKGKLPAAAWVEVVTTAHRLGIPTTSTMMYGHVDNPAHWVAHLRLLARIQAETGGFTEFVALPFVHHSAPLYLAGVARPGPTLDENRAVHALARVLLHGWIRNIQCSWVKLGEPGCVEVLRGGVNDLGGTLMEETISRMAGSEHGSAKPISELEALAVAAGRPARQRTTLYGSPAAERLVAGRASDGVLPRGPLALR
- a CDS encoding DUF3039 domain-containing protein; translated protein: MTTTETEQVTGTGDATEVETAPRTSHGGGDHDRFSHYVLKDKIVESAVTGTPVTALCGKVWVPNRDPQRYPVCPECQRLHDLGPEGRRREWDERARETPR
- the fabI gene encoding enoyl-ACP reductase FabI encodes the protein MALLEGRRLLVTGVLTEASIAFGVARIAQEQGAQVLLTGFGRGLSLTTRVARRLPEPTEVLELDVTDGAQLDGLADVLRARSFALDGVLHAIGFAPDTALGGNFLHTGWPDVATAVHVSTYSLVALARACLPLLGPGSSLVGLDFDARMAWPGYDWMGVAKAGLESTARYLARELGPRGIRVNLVAAGPLKTMAAKSIPGFEQFEAVWGERAPLGWNVADTGPAARACVALLSDWFPATTGEIVHVDGGVHAVGA
- a CDS encoding SDR family NAD(P)-dependent oxidoreductase, whose amino-acid sequence is MTGAGAGIGRQVAARLAARGYLVIATDRNGADVELDVRDPAAHRAVAERAAKAGRLAVWVNNAGVLWVADGWGGEDEQVRAMVEVNLLGVIHGCRAALSVMTGRADVVNLASMAAFGPVPGLAVYAATKAAVASYTVSLAADLRAVRSKVRVHALCPDPVDTGMVRAVAGNPKAYLQFSAPRMLAAEEVAEAAVGLVGSRRIVRSLPAWRGAVARGSGLAPRSAMPLLPVLRKIAERRAAQRP
- a CDS encoding MMPL family transporter, with protein sequence MTLWLRRLGAACAQHPWQTIGGWLAFAVLVTVVAAVYGGSYTTGGSLPGSATQRADAFLARHFPGANDESAIVVVHAARPLGGSAGLAAVTAAVRRLPLVAPGGLGVELSGDRRTALVSVPYTKPRFQVPDSALAGLQRAADAGQADGVRGYVTGLLAYDLASAPTGTAEIVGICIALLVLAAGFGSGVAALLPMVAAGFSITVGLALVRLLATGYIVNDAAPSLATMIGLGVGIDYALFIVTRHRESLAAGSPPIEAAAAATATAGSSVLYAGITVIAAIVGLSFAGIPVVTSLGAAAALVVAVTVIAALTLLPALLALAGHRINALRLYHLPFVHHRDARLPTPSWWGRWARHVERRPKRYAVASAGLLILLALPLAAIRLGQPDGASAPVGSADRTSYQLAVANFGAGALDPMALAVALPGTGRIPAILTEIRRGVAAAPGVASVGPARLDAAGDAALMSVQSATSIAAQASLDLVSRLRAQELPRLAAATGSRLYLTGRIAGQRDIAAQVGRRLPLFVGVVLAVSFLLLLIVFRSVLVPLKAVVMNVLSIAAAYGVTVAVFEWGWLRDVVGLSAPVPIVQVVPMFMFAIVFGLSMDYEVFLLSRIREEWTHSRDSRGSVVIGLTATARVITAAALIMITIFCSFITSTEVVVKMMGFGLAIAVLVDATVIRLVLVPATMALLGDLNWWLPGFLDRILPHVDIDGSVPITYPPGVADGILGADRSVEEGVPR
- a CDS encoding CAP domain-containing protein, which produces MRFRRLTRLATAAALVAAPTLASALPAAAATGITLNPFEARLVVDVNAARAHAGLPPLTVAGGTTEVARTWTGQLAAAGALSHNPNLVDDLASHGSPNWTFAAENVGFGPASSADTLFTAYMNSAPHRANILAPQARYLGVGAVSTNLDGAATEFNTLDFVDSYSGPGVNLENPLATRAASSASDIVDLRAGIAQFSTLAGGGATSTQPYFAPTTLGTAVRWAMRAGRTGGVAFLGHDPMNLTGRGTLSLHVAASDPRHVALPAIVYLATPNSRVRLGVIDLTPGPSWVGLVVPAADRVSGARLTIFIPSGELAAVGGSATVALYEVRGE